The following is a genomic window from Sphingomonas sinipercae.
GCTGGACCAGGTCGCCGATCGAGACGATTCCGCAGAGGCGTCCGTCCGCCACCACCGGCAAGTGGCGGATCCGGCGCCTGCTCATCAGCGCCAGCGCGTTGAGAATCGCGTCGCTCGGCGTGACGGTGAGCGCAGGCGCGGTCATCACCCGCTCGACGGGCCATTCGAGGACCTCGGCGCCATGCTCCTGCAGGCAATAAATGACGTCCCGCTCCGACATGATCCCGACAATGTCCGTGCCGTTGACCACCGGAAGCGCGCCGATTCGCCGCTCGCCGAGCACGGCGACCGCTTGGGCGACGGTCTGTTGCGCGCCGATCGTCGCGACTTCGCGGCCTTTTTTGGTCAGGATCGCTTCGATGATCATGACAATCTCCGTCACTGCCCGCGTCCGGGTTGATAGTCTCATGGCACGTCGCCAAAGGGAAGCATATGCCGATCCCCGATCCCGTGCCCGGCCGGCGGCCGTCGACATTCTACCGGTTTCGCCGGATCTTCACGCTGCTGGCGATGCTCTCGATCCTGGTCGCCGCGATCGCGGTGGTGCTCGTTGCCCAGGGCGATGAGTCGGTTCACATTCACATGCTGATTGCGACCGCGCTTGGCGTCGGGCTTACGGTCCTGCTCGGCACCGGGCTAATGGCGTTGAGCTTCCTCAGCGCCCGCGGCGGTGACGACGAGCAGCCCCGCCATACCCAGGAGGAAGAATGACCGAAGCCCACCGCGAGCCCGTCTTGCGAGTCGTGCCGGGTCCGACTGACATCAACGCCAACGGCCACATCTTTGGCGGCTGGGTCCTGGCGCAGATGGACATCGCCGGCGGCATCGTCGCATCGCGGCGAGCCCGTGGCGCCGTCGCCACCGTTGCGATCGAACGGATGGAGTTCATCTCCCCGATCGACCTGCGCGACCTGATTTCGGTCTATGCGGTGG
Proteins encoded in this region:
- a CDS encoding CBS domain-containing protein; translated protein: MIIEAILTKKGREVATIGAQQTVAQAVAVLGERRIGALPVVNGTDIVGIMSERDVIYCLQEHGAEVLEWPVERVMTAPALTVTPSDAILNALALMSRRRIRHLPVVADGRLCGIVSIGDLVQHRIEKIETEAEAMRSYIQGS
- a CDS encoding acyl-CoA thioesterase, with the protein product MTEAHREPVLRVVPGPTDINANGHIFGGWVLAQMDIAGGIVASRRARGAVATVAIERMEFISPIDLRDLISVYAVVERVGRTSMGVRIEVTATRDRGATEIKVTEGLFTFVALDENHRPRAVDAAA